The genomic DNA CTTGTCGATCCAGCGCTCCTGCATCTCGTGCAGCGGCACCGGATTGAGGTAGTGCAGCTTCTCCCGCCCGCGCCGCACCGTGCTGACCAGGTTGGCGGCCTCCAGGACGGCCAGATGCTGGGTCACCGACTGACGGGTCATGTCGATACGCCCGCACAACTCCCCGAGCGTCTGCCCGTTGTGCTCGTGCAGCCGGTCGAGCAGACGTCGGCGGGTCTCGTCGGCCAGGGCCTTGAAGACCGCGTCCATCCCTGAGTCATGTTCGGATCGCACACTCAACGTTATGCAGGCAATTACCTGCATGTCAAGGCGAGCGGCTTCATCGTCGTCCGACGCGGGCTGTTCCACGGCGTCTGCGGGATGTTCCACGGCGCCTCAGCCCAGGAACGCGCTCAGCTCACGGCGGTGCGCGGCCACCCAGCCGTGCGCGTCCCGGATGTCGTCCACGACACCGCTCGCCCGCAGGTCCGCCATGCCCCGTTCGCCGCGCTCGGCGCCGGCGTCGATGCCTCGCGCGCACCGGTCCTGCCACCACAGGACCGTGTCCAGGAGCCGGTCGGTGTCGTCGAGGCCGTACGCCTCGCAGAGCAGCGCGATCCGGCGGGCGGTCGCCCGCACGTCGGTGACGCCCGGGCCGAGGTCCAGGTACTGCCAGCAGACATGGGCGAGGTCGTGGACGCGCTCGCCGGGAGCGGAGAGGTCCCAGTCGACGAAGGCCAGCGGGTGCCACGCACGGTCGTAGACGGTGTTCTTGGGGGCCAGGTCGTTGTGGCAGACGACGTCCTGGTCACCGGCCTCCGGTGTGCCGTGGGTCAAGTCGTGGAAGGCGCGGACGAGTTGTGCGACGCGGACGAGGCTGTCGTCGGTGCGCACGGCGGAGCGTTCGCCGGTATCGACGGCCGCCCGGCCCTCGATGTACCGGAACACCTCGCGCCCCCGCTCGTCCGTGCCGAGGAAGCGCGGTGCTCCTTCCCACCCCCGCCGCTCGAACAGCGCGAGCAGTCCGGTGACGTACCGCGACCGTTCGGCGGGTGTACGGCGTACGGTCTCGCCGACCCTTACGACCTTGTTGATCGCCCCTCCGCCCAGCACCGATTCCTCCACGCGGTCCGCCTCCCCGAAATCACTCGACCTCACGAGTGTCCCTTGGGACCCTGCGCCCATGGATCACTCGGAGGCACTGCTCATCGGCGGACGCGCCGGGGTCGGGAAGACGACCGTCGGCTGGGAGGTGTCGGCGCGGCTGCGGGCGGCGGAGGTCGCCCATGCCGTGATCGACGGGGACTTCATGGGAAAGGTGCATCCGGCACCGGCCGGCGATCCGCACCGGACGGCGATCGGCGAGGCCAACCTGACCGCCGTGTGGGGGAATTACGCCGCGCTGGGGTACCGGCGGCTGGTGTACACGAACACGGTGAGCGTGCTCGACGAGTCGGCCGGACAGTTCCGTCGGGCGATGGGGGCGGACACCCGAATCGTACGGGTGCTGCTGACCGCCTCCGACGAAACGGCGGCCGGGCGGCTGAACGGGCGGGAGATCGGCAGCGAGTTGGCGCGCGAGCTGGCCAACAGTGCCAGTAAAGCACGGGTGTTGGACGAGCGGGCGCCCGTGGACACCGTCCGGGTGGTGACCGACGGGCGCTCCGTCGTCGACATCGCGGGCGAGGTGCTGGCCGCGACGGGCTGGGTCAACTACCTCTAGGCACCGGCGGGTTCGGGGTCCGGGGCGGTCTCCGTGAGGTACTCCTCGGTGATCTCCTTCGGGCCGAACGGCCACACCTTCTCCATGCGGGCCCAGATCACGAACGCGACGCAGCCCAGGGCCAGCCAGGCCAGGGACCACTCGATGGGGTGGCGGCCCGGGGAGTTCTTGTCCGCGTAGCCGTAGATCACGCACCAGCCGACGAAGGCGACGATGCTCGGCACGGGGTAGAGCCACATCCGGTACGGGCGGCGCAGGGTCGGCTGGCGCCTGCGCAGGACCGTCAGGGCGATGATCTGGGCCAGTGCCTGGACGATGACCATGACCGTGGTGAGGAGTTGGATCAGGGTCGCGAGGTCGGTGTGACGGCCGATGAGGAAGCCGATCGCCGTGATCACGCCCATGGTGGCCAGGCCCAGCATCGGGAAGCGGTGCTTGGGGTGGAGCTTGGCGTAGGGGCGGAAGAAGACGCGTTCGCGGGCCGCGTCGTAGGGGACCCGGGAGCCGCCGAGGAGGCCGGTGAAGACCGAGGCGAAGGCCGTGATCAGGATCAGGACGGTGACCGTGTCGGCGGCGCCCTTGCCCCAGGTCTTCTCCAGGACGGCCGAGGCCACCGACGTGGAGGCGATGTCGTTCACGTTCGTCATCCGGTGCCAGTCGATGACGCCGAGGGTGCCGATCTGGAGCATGAGGTAGATCACCATGATGCCGACGATGGAGAAGAGGATGGAGCGCGGCAGGGTGCGGCCGGGGTCCTTGATCTCGGCGCCCATGTAGGCGGTGGTGTTGTAGCCGAGGTAGTCGTAGATGCCGATGGTCAGGCCGCCGGCGAAGCCGAGCCAGAAGTGGTCGCTGCCCAGGTCGAAGGCGTGTGCCGGGTAGGTGAAGGCGAGGTCGCCGCTGAAGTGGGTCGCGGCGGCCAGGATCACCAGGAACACCGAGGCGATCATCACGGTCCACATGACGGCGGTGATGCGGGCGATGTTCTCGATGCCGCGCCACAGCAGGAGGATCACCAGGGCGATCACGCCGAGGCCGATGAGGTCGCCCGACGTCTTGCCCAAGTCCGGTGCCAGATAGCCGAGATACTGCACGAAGCCGACCACGCCGGTGGACATGATCAGCGGGATGAAGAGCATCGCCGTCCACACGAACAGGAACGGCATCAGCCGGCCGGTGCGGTACTGGAAGGCCTGGCGCAGATAGACGTAGCTGCCGCCGGAGCCGGGCATCGCGGCGCCCATCTCGGCCCACACGAGCCCGTCGGCGAGCGCGAGGACCGCGCCCGCGACGAAGCCGATCACCGCCTGCGGGCCGCCGAACGCGGCGACCATCAGCGGGATCGTCACGAACGGACCGATCCCGCACATCTGGCTCATGTTGATGGCGGTGGCCTGGAAGAGGCCGACGCGGCGGACGAACCCGCCGTCGGGGGGCGGGCTACCGGGAGGCGGACTACCGGACATGGGGACTCCTGGGGCTGGTCACGGGGAGAGGGAGACGGGATGGCCCGGTGCGGGTGACTGGGCGATAAAGTTAAGGAGCCTTACTAGACTCGTCAAGAGGCTGTCCCGGATGCCGGAGAATGATGCGATGCCCGCCAGTGACGCCGTGGAGCGACCGGACCAGCCCTGGAGCCGGCAGCGGCTGCGCAGTACCAACGCGCGGCTGCTGCTCGACAGGCTGCGCACCGCCGGTGCCGCCTCGCGGGCCCAACTCGCCCGCGAGACAGGCCTGTCGAAGCCGACGGTCTCCAGCGCGCTCGCCGCACTGGAGGAGGCGGGACTGGTCCACGAGGTCGGCACGCAGGCTCCCGAGCGCGGCCGGACCGCCGTGCTGTACGCCCCCGATCCGTCCGCCGGGTACGCGCTCGGGATCGACGTGGGCCGCAGTTGGCTGCGGGTCGCGGTGGCCAATCTGGACGGCGAGGTGGTGGCCCGGGCGGACGTCCGCAACCGGGCCCGCAGCTCGGGCGCCATGGCCGAGCTGGTGGTCGCCACCGCGCACCAGGTGGTCGCGAACTCCGAGGTCGAACCGGCGGCGGTGGTGCACGCCGTGGTGGGCACGCCGGGTGTCTACGACGAGCAGCGGCGCCGGGTGCGGTACGCGATGCATCTGCCGGGCTGGGGCCGGGCCGGGCTGTTCGACCGGATGCGGGAGGAGCTGGGCGTCCCGCTGGAGGTGCACAACGACGCGAATCTCGCGGCGCTGGGCGAGTACACGTACGGCGTCGGCGCGGGCAGCAAGCTGTTCGCGTACATCATGATCGGCACCGGTCTGGGCATGGGCGTGGTCAGCGAGGGGCGGCTGTTCACGGGGGCGCACGGCGGCGCCGGGGAGATCGGGTTCCTGCCGTGGCCGGGGCGGCAGAAGCCGGAGACGCTGGAGGACGCGGTCTCCGGGGTGGCCGTCGTGGAGGCGGCCCGGATGTTCGGCATGAGCGGGCAGCAGCTCACCGCGAAGGCCGTGTTCGACGCGGCCCGGCAGGGAAACGCCGCAGCAGTCAAGGCGGTTGAGCTGGAGGGCGAGCGGATCGCGCACACGGTGGCGGCGGCGGCCGCGGTGCTCGATCCGGACCTGGTCGTCCTGGGCGGCGGGGTCGGGCACAGCGTGGATCTGCTGCTCCGCCCGGTGCGGGAGAACCTGCGCGCGCTCACTCCGCTCCGGCCGAAGATCGTGCCCAGCGCGCTGGGCGAGGACGCGGTGCTGCTGGGTGCGGTGGCCACCGCGCTGGGCACCGCGCGGGACCTGGTGTTCGAGCGCCACTCGGCGTCCTGAACAACTCGCCCACGGGCAACGGTGATTGACAGGCCCCTTCGCGCGCCCTACCTTCTGGTGCGGTTAGTAAAGCTTCCTAACTTGACGAGGCTGGAGACCGCCGTGTTCCACCGCCCCGCCGTTCCCCCACTTCTCAGAGGCCGTCTCGCCACGGCCGCGGTCGCCCTCGGCCTGCTCGGCACCCTCACCACCGGCGCCTGGGCGGGGGCCCGGGAGCCGTCCCCGCAGCAGCACGCACAGGCCCCCGTGACCGCCGTACGCTCGACGGCCGGGACCGCCACCCCGCTGTCCGGCTACGCGATCCAGTCGTCCGCCAAGGTCACCGACTCGCCCGCGGCCGTCTCCTCCCCCGGCTATCGGGCGACCGGCTGGTACCCGGCCGGCGCGCGCTCGACCGTCCTCGCGGCCCTGATCGCCGACGGCGTCTACCCGGACCCCTTCTACTCGACCAACCAGCGGAAGATCCCGAAGGCCGACTTCCAGGTGCCGTGGTGGTACCGCAGCGACTTCACGGTCGCCGATCCCGGCGAGCGCACCTACCTCGACTTCAGCGGGGTGATCTCGGCAGCCGACGTCTATGTCAACGGCAAACAGGTCGCCAAGGCCGCCAATGTGGTCGGCGCCTATACCCAGCACGAGGTGGACGTCACCTCGCTCGTCCGCTCCGGCACGAACACGGTCGCCTTCCGCGTCCGGCCGAACGACCCGAACAAGAACCTCACCATGGGCTGGATCGACTGGCTCCAGCCGCCGCCCGACGAGAACATGGGCATCGTCCGTGACGTCCTCGTCCGGCGCGGCGGCCCGGTCGCGCTGCGCGACGCACATGTGGTGACCAGCCTGGCCGTGCCGTCACTCGCCACCGCCGACCTGACGGTGAAGGCGCGGGTCCGCAACGACTCGAACACCCCCGTCGCCGCGCGGGTCAGCGGCAGCATCGGCACCAAGTCCTTCGCCACCAGCGTCTCCCTCGCCGCGCACCGGACGAAGACCGTCACCTTCACCGTCCACCTGGACTCCCCGAAGGTCTGGTGGCCGGCCGGCATGGGCGGCCAGCCGCTCTACGACCTGGACCTCACCGCCTCCGTCGCGGGCACCCCCTCCGACATCGCGCACGAGACCTTCGGCATCCGCGATGTGCGGGCTCCGCTGAACTCGGACGGCGACCGCCAGTACCGGATCAACGGCCGCAAGGTGCTGATCAAGGGCGGCGGTTGGTCACCGGACGAGTTCCTGCGCTGGGACAGGACGTACGTCGAGGACCGCCTGAAGTACGCCCTCGACCTGGGCCTGAACACCATCCGCCTGGAAGGACACATCGAGCCGGACGAGTTCTTCGACCTGGCCGACCGCTACGGCATCCTGACCCTCCCCGGCTGGGAGTGCTGCGACAAGTGGGAGGGCCAGGTCAACGGGGACGAGACCGGCGACAAGTGGACCGCCGCCGACTACCCCGTCGCCAAGGCGTCGATGGCCGCCGAGGCCGCCCGGCTGCGCGACCACCCGAGCGTGATCTCCTTCCTCATCGGCAGCGACTTCGCCCCCGACGCGAGGATCGAGAAGACGTACCTGGACGCCTTGAAGGCCGCCGACTGGAAAACCCCGGTGGTCGCCGCCGCGTCTGACAACTCGTCGCCGATCAGCGGCAGTTCGGGCATGAAGATGACCGGCCCCTACGACTGGATCCCGCCGAACTACTGGTACGCCAAACGCGAGGGCGGCGCCACCGGCTTCAACTCCGAGACCAGCGCGGGCCCCGACATCCCCACCCTCGACACCCTGCGCCGGATGATGACCCCGGCCGAACTGGCCACGCTCTGGAAGGACCCGAGCGCCAAGCAGTACCACCGCTCCCCGTCACCGGTCTTCAACACCCTCAAGCTGTACGACAACGCCCTCACCGGCCGCTACGGCCCGCCGACGAGCCTCACCGACTACGTCCGCAAGGCGCAGTTGGCGCAGTACGAGAATGTGCGGGCCCAGTTCGAGGCGTACGAGCGCAACGCAACCGACGCCTCGAAGCCGGCCACCGGGGTCGTCTACTGGATGTTCAACAGCGGCTGGACCTCGCTGCACTGGCAGTTGATGGACCGTTACCTCGACCAGGGCGGCGCCTACTTCGGCGCGAAGAAGGCGAACGAGCCGCTGCACATCCAGTACTCCTACGACAACCGCTCGGTCGTCGTGGTGAACAACCGGAACTCCTCGGCACACCAACTCACCGCGCGGGCAACGCTGTTCAACACCGACGGCACCCAGAAGTACGACAAGAAGGTGACCGGGGTGAGGGTCTCCGGCGGCGGCGCTCACAGCACCGCGCTCACCCTGCCCGCGTCGGTTCCCGGGCTGTCGACCACGTACCTGGTGCGGCTGACCCTGACCGACGCGTCCGGCAAGGAGGTGAGCCGGAACGTGTACTGGCTCTCCGCCGAACCCGACACGCTCGACTGGGCGCACACCGACTGGTACTACACGCCGACGACGAGCTACGCGGACCTCAAGGGGCTCAACGCGATGGCGCAGGTGCCGGTTTCGGCGACGGCGTCGACCTCGGCGGGCGCGGACGGCACCTCGACCACGACCGTCACGGTGCGCAACTCCGGCAAGGGGAGGACGCCTTCACTCCTCACCGACGTCCATCTCGTGGACGCGGCGGGCAGGCCGGTGCTGCCGGTGCGGTGGTCCGACAACGAACTGAGCCTGTGGCCCGGGGAGTCGAAGACGCTGACGGTGACCTACCGGACGGCGGATCTGCACGGGTCGGCGCCACGGGTGCGGGTCTCCGGCTGGAACACGCCGGAGCGGACGGTCCCGGCGGCGTGACCGTCTGAGAACCGGTGGGGCCCGGCCGCCGCCGGGCCCCACCGGTCGTCATCAGCTCACGTTGAGCGCGGTGTCGTCGACGACGAACGACGTCTGGAGGGTGGACCCTTCGACGCCGCTGAACTTGATGGTGGCGGTGGTGCCGGCCAGGGAGGAGACGTCGAAGGACTTCAGGACGTATCCGGAGGCCGCGTTCAGGTTGGAGTACGTGGCCAGGGTGGTGGATCCGGCGGTGACCGTCAGCTTGTCGTAGGCGGTGCTGGTGGTGGTCTCCGCGGTGTCGATGTGCAGATAGAAGCTGAGGGTGGCGGAGCAGCCGGACGGGATGCTCACCGACTGGGACAGGGTGTCGGTGGTGGCGGTTCCGTAGCCGTCCAGCCAGGCCTTGTACGAACCGGTGCGGGCGGCCTCGCTGCTGGAGGTGGTGATGACGCCGCTACTGGCGGTCCAGGTGGTGTTGCCGGACTCGAAGCCCGGGTTGCCGAGCAGTTGGGCGGCGGTGCAGGTGCCGTCGCCTCCGCCGCCACCACCGGTGCTGCCGTCGCCGGCCAGCCACGCGGTGGCGTTGAGGGCGAGGGCCGCGTTGGTGGCGCCGGTGTCGTTCCAGCCGTCGTAGAGCGTGTTGCCGGACTGGCCGGTGCCGTCGTCGATGGGCGAGCTGTCACCCCAGAAGGCGACGCGGCCGCTGCCGAAGGTGCTGGTCGCGAAGAACGCGCCGGTGTTGCCGGAGTAACCGCTGCGGTACACAAGGCCCTTGACGTTCGCGTTGTCGGCGGGCTTCAGCGTGGCCGTCGTGCCGTCGGCGATCAGGCTCTTGGTGACCGTGCCGAAAGCGCCGTTCAGGACCGCGTTGCTGCTGTCGCTGATCGCGGCGGGGTAACCGGAGCTGACGTCGAGGGTGTCGATGGAGAAGCCGAACGGGTCGGTCGAGTCGACGCTGTTGTTCGTCATCAGGTCGTTGAGGATCTCGACCGCGTCCTCGCCGTCGCTGTTGCGGTCGGCGCCGGTGTGGTCGGAGATCATGAAGAGGCCGCCGCCGTTCTGGACGAACGTCATGATCGCGGTCTTCTCGGCGGTCGTGAACAGCGTGTTGGGCTCGGGCAGGACCAGCGTGTCGAAGTTCGACAGGTCGGTCGTCGACGAACCGCCGTACGTCAGCGCGCTGGTCGCGGTCTTGAGGCTGTAGTCGCCGGTCTTCTGCAGGGCGACGCCCCACGACGAGAGCGCCCCGGTCCAGTCGGTCTCGGACGACGGGGAGGAGTCCTGGGACAGCGGGTCGGGCTTGCTGGTGGAGATGATCCAGTCCGCGTTGCCCGCCTCTTCGGCGTGGCCGTCGTCGAACAGGACGCGGTGCGTGGTGGCCGCGTGCGCGGGCGTGGCCGTGCTGGTGACCTGAAGGGCGGCCCCTGTGACGAGAAGCCCCAGGCCGGCGAGGGCGGTGGTGAGTCTGCGGCGGGATCTTCTGGATCCAAGCATCCGGCGAACCTCCGTGAGGGGATGGGGAAGGGTGCGGTGCGGGCGCCTGATCTGCGCGCGTAGAACGGTAGTTGGGGAGTTCTACACGCGTTGAACGATTGAAAGGTACATGGCATGACGGGGTGGTGAACAGAAAGTCCCGGCAATAACAGGCAACAAAACCCGGGCGGACTGCCTTGGCGTCCAGCGGGCACATGAAGGGAGCAGGACTATCGACAAAGAGGGGCGGAGATGGAGATCTCGGGCATCATCAGTGCCATCATCATCGGCATCATCATTGGCGTGCTGGGACGGCTCGTCGTCCCCGGCCGCCAGCACATCGGCGTGCTGCTGACGATCGTCGTCGGCATCGTGGCCGCACTGATCGGCGCGGCGATCGCATCGGGCCTGGGGGTCGCCGACACCAAGGGCATCGACTGGATCGAGTGGCTCATCCAGATCGGTCTGGCAGCGGTCGGGATCGCCGCGCTGGACCGGTCGAGGGCGCGCCGCTGAGCGGGCGGCGGGACCTCCCGCGCGGGTGAGACCGGGCGGCGGTGGCCGCATTCTGTGCGCCCGCCGCCCGATCCCCCGCTTCTCGCGCCGCTGCGCCTCGCGGAGAGCCCTTGCTCACTCCGCCCGGGTCTGCGGCTCGTACACGTACGGCGTCGTCGTGGTCAGCCGGGCGAAGCCGAGGCGTTCGAGGATGGGGCGGCTCTCGTCGGAGGCGTCGACCTGGAGGTAGCGGTAGCCGCGGTCCGCGGCGATGCGGGCGCGGTGGGCGATCAGTGCGCGGTAGATGCCGCGGCCCCTCCATGCCTTCACCGTGCCGCCGCCCCACAGACCGGCGAAGTCGGTGCCGGGGACGAGTTCCATCCGGGCCGCGCTCACCGGTTCGTCACCGGCGAGGGCGACGACGGCCACCAACGAGTCGGGTTCGGCGGCGAGTTGGTCGAGGAGGCGGGCGCGCAGCCGGCTGCTGTCCGTGCCGAAGGCCTGCTCGTGGACGTGCACCAGGAGGTCGACGCCGGCCTGGTCGGTGGCGGTCAACAGGCGGACGCCGTCCGGCAGTTCGGCGTCGAGGGTGAGTGCGGCGACCTCACCGATCATCAGCGCCTCCGGCGGCTCGGGCGTGAACCCCGCCGCCGTCAGCCGCTGTCCGAGATCCGCCGGCAGGTCGTGTCCGTAGAGCTTCCACTCGAAGTCACGGCCGAGCGCGCTGAAATACGCGATCTGCTCGGCGATCGCCGCGTCCGCGTCCGTGGTGTCCAGGTCCGACCACAGCACGCCGTTCCACCCGTGTGCGTCGGCGACCTGGCGCACCACTCCCCCGACCCGCTCGACGTGGGCTCCGGGGCCGTCGGGCCGGGCGCCTTCACGCAGTTCACGGTCGTGGAGGGCAAGTACCGCGGCAAGATCCATGCGCCCACTTCACCAGCCACGCCCGGACCCGGCAACGGAATTACGAGCCCTGCGGCGGCCCGTCCGGTCGTACCGCCGCCAGATACGCGCTCAGCCGGTCGCGGTTGCGGGCCAGGCAGTCGATGCGGGCCTGGATCCGGTCGACGTGGTCGCTGAGCAGCGCCGCCGTCTCCTCGGTCAGACAGTCGGCGGGGACATGGATCTCCTCCGGGCCGGAGAGATACGGCAGGATCGCGCGGATCATCTCCGTGGTGAGCCCCGAGTCCAGCAGGCCCCGGATCTGCTGGACGTCACGGACCGCGGGCTCACCGTAGGAGCGGTAGCCGTTCTCGGTGCGGTCGGGGTGCAGCAGGTCCTGTTCCTCGTAGTAGCGCAGGAGGCGGGTGGGGACGCCGGTGCGGCGGGAGAGTTCGCCGATCTTCATGGCTGCCTCCAGGGCGGGCGAGCGGGGCCGTACTCGCGGGGCTCGGCGATGGGAGGTTCGATGGTCGGGCGTTCGCTTGCCTTCACACTGATGTGAGGGTTCGACCATGGTCCCATGACCACCGCATCCCCGGCCAAGGGCATCGCCCTGCCCTGGTCCGGGCTCCTCGCCCTGTCCACGGCCGCCTTCACCGCCGTCCTGACCGAACTCCTCCCGGCCGGTCTGCTGCCCCGGATGGCACCGGCCCTCGGTGTCTCCGAGGCGCGGGTCGGCTTCCTGGTCACCGGTTACGCGGTCGCCTCCTTCCTGGCCGCGATCCCGGTCACCGCCGCCCTGCGCGGGCTGCCGCGCCGCACCGTCCTCGTCGGCACGCTGCTGGGCTTCGCCTGCGCCGACGCGGTGGTCGCGCTGTCGTCGTCGTACGCCCTCACCTTCGGCGCCCGGCTGCTCGCCGGGGTGATGGGCGGCACCATGTGGGCGATGCTCGCCGGGTACGCCGCCCGGATGGTGCCCGTCGAGCGACGCGGCCGGGCCATCGCGATCGTGCTGGCCGGGATCACCCTCGCCCTGTCCCTGGGCGTGCCCGCCGGCACCGCGCTGGCCGGGGCGGTCGGCTGGCGCACGGCGTTCGGGATGCTGGCCGGGCTCGCGGTCCTGGTGGTGGTCTGGCTACGGCTGCGGGTCCCCGACTTCCCCGGTGAACTCCCCGGCGCACGCGTGCCGTTGAGGAGTGTCGCCCTACTGCCGGGGATTCCGGCGGTCCTGTCGGTCACGCTGTTCCTGCTGCTGGGGCATCAGGTGATGTACACGTACGTCGCCCCGTTCACGGCGCACACCGGCTACGGCCGTACGGACGTCGTCCTGCTGGTGTTCGGGGCCGCCACGGTCGTCGGGATCTGGGCCACCGGGGTGCTCGTGGACCGG from Streptomyces sp. NBC_01478 includes the following:
- a CDS encoding MFS transporter; amino-acid sequence: MTTASPAKGIALPWSGLLALSTAAFTAVLTELLPAGLLPRMAPALGVSEARVGFLVTGYAVASFLAAIPVTAALRGLPRRTVLVGTLLGFACADAVVALSSSYALTFGARLLAGVMGGTMWAMLAGYAARMVPVERRGRAIAIVLAGITLALSLGVPAGTALAGAVGWRTAFGMLAGLAVLVVVWLRLRVPDFPGELPGARVPLRSVALLPGIPAVLSVTLFLLLGHQVMYTYVAPFTAHTGYGRTDVVLLVFGAATVVGIWATGVLVDRWARPTLLGAMTLFVVVMCVLGLHGDSPAVLLGSVAVWGVAFGGAPTLIQTALVNASGPEHADVATSLQTTVYNAGIAGGSFTGGLALSGLGAGALPWTALPLVAGALTVVVLGRRHAFPAAPAQADQHVNSPCV
- a CDS encoding GlsB/YeaQ/YmgE family stress response membrane protein, translating into MEISGIISAIIIGIIIGVLGRLVVPGRQHIGVLLTIVVGIVAALIGAAIASGLGVADTKGIDWIEWLIQIGLAAVGIAALDRSRARR
- a CDS encoding phosphotransferase, yielding MRSSDFGEADRVEESVLGGGAINKVVRVGETVRRTPAERSRYVTGLLALFERRGWEGAPRFLGTDERGREVFRYIEGRAAVDTGERSAVRTDDSLVRVAQLVRAFHDLTHGTPEAGDQDVVCHNDLAPKNTVYDRAWHPLAFVDWDLSAPGERVHDLAHVCWQYLDLGPGVTDVRATARRIALLCEAYGLDDTDRLLDTVLWWQDRCARGIDAGAERGERGMADLRASGVVDDIRDAHGWVAAHRRELSAFLG
- a CDS encoding hydrolase yields the protein MLGSRRSRRRLTTALAGLGLLVTGAALQVTSTATPAHAATTHRVLFDDGHAEEAGNADWIISTSKPDPLSQDSSPSSETDWTGALSSWGVALQKTGDYSLKTATSALTYGGSSTTDLSNFDTLVLPEPNTLFTTAEKTAIMTFVQNGGGLFMISDHTGADRNSDGEDAVEILNDLMTNNSVDSTDPFGFSIDTLDVSSGYPAAISDSSNAVLNGAFGTVTKSLIADGTTATLKPADNANVKGLVYRSGYSGNTGAFFATSTFGSGRVAFWGDSSPIDDGTGQSGNTLYDGWNDTGATNAALALNATAWLAGDGSTGGGGGGDGTCTAAQLLGNPGFESGNTTWTASSGVITTSSSEAARTGSYKAWLDGYGTATTDTLSQSVSIPSGCSATLSFYLHIDTAETTTSTAYDKLTVTAGSTTLATYSNLNAASGYVLKSFDVSSLAGTTATIKFSGVEGSTLQTSFVVDDTALNVS
- a CDS encoding APC family permease, which codes for MSGSPPPGSPPPDGGFVRRVGLFQATAINMSQMCGIGPFVTIPLMVAAFGGPQAVIGFVAGAVLALADGLVWAEMGAAMPGSGGSYVYLRQAFQYRTGRLMPFLFVWTAMLFIPLIMSTGVVGFVQYLGYLAPDLGKTSGDLIGLGVIALVILLLWRGIENIARITAVMWTVMIASVFLVILAAATHFSGDLAFTYPAHAFDLGSDHFWLGFAGGLTIGIYDYLGYNTTAYMGAEIKDPGRTLPRSILFSIVGIMVIYLMLQIGTLGVIDWHRMTNVNDIASTSVASAVLEKTWGKGAADTVTVLILITAFASVFTGLLGGSRVPYDAARERVFFRPYAKLHPKHRFPMLGLATMGVITAIGFLIGRHTDLATLIQLLTTVMVIVQALAQIIALTVLRRRQPTLRRPYRMWLYPVPSIVAFVGWCVIYGYADKNSPGRHPIEWSLAWLALGCVAFVIWARMEKVWPFGPKEITEEYLTETAPDPEPAGA
- a CDS encoding GNAT family N-acetyltransferase; the protein is MDLAAVLALHDRELREGARPDGPGAHVERVGGVVRQVADAHGWNGVLWSDLDTTDADAAIAEQIAYFSALGRDFEWKLYGHDLPADLGQRLTAAGFTPEPPEALMIGEVAALTLDAELPDGVRLLTATDQAGVDLLVHVHEQAFGTDSSRLRARLLDQLAAEPDSLVAVVALAGDEPVSAARMELVPGTDFAGLWGGGTVKAWRGRGIYRALIAHRARIAADRGYRYLQVDASDESRPILERLGFARLTTTTPYVYEPQTRAE
- a CDS encoding MerR family transcriptional regulator, with the protein product MKIGELSRRTGVPTRLLRYYEEQDLLHPDRTENGYRSYGEPAVRDVQQIRGLLDSGLTTEMIRAILPYLSGPEEIHVPADCLTEETAALLSDHVDRIQARIDCLARNRDRLSAYLAAVRPDGPPQGS
- a CDS encoding ROK family transcriptional regulator; amino-acid sequence: MPASDAVERPDQPWSRQRLRSTNARLLLDRLRTAGAASRAQLARETGLSKPTVSSALAALEEAGLVHEVGTQAPERGRTAVLYAPDPSAGYALGIDVGRSWLRVAVANLDGEVVARADVRNRARSSGAMAELVVATAHQVVANSEVEPAAVVHAVVGTPGVYDEQRRRVRYAMHLPGWGRAGLFDRMREELGVPLEVHNDANLAALGEYTYGVGAGSKLFAYIMIGTGLGMGVVSEGRLFTGAHGGAGEIGFLPWPGRQKPETLEDAVSGVAVVEAARMFGMSGQQLTAKAVFDAARQGNAAAVKAVELEGERIAHTVAAAAAVLDPDLVVLGGGVGHSVDLLLRPVRENLRALTPLRPKIVPSALGEDAVLLGAVATALGTARDLVFERHSAS
- a CDS encoding glycoside hydrolase family 2 protein, giving the protein MFHRPAVPPLLRGRLATAAVALGLLGTLTTGAWAGAREPSPQQHAQAPVTAVRSTAGTATPLSGYAIQSSAKVTDSPAAVSSPGYRATGWYPAGARSTVLAALIADGVYPDPFYSTNQRKIPKADFQVPWWYRSDFTVADPGERTYLDFSGVISAADVYVNGKQVAKAANVVGAYTQHEVDVTSLVRSGTNTVAFRVRPNDPNKNLTMGWIDWLQPPPDENMGIVRDVLVRRGGPVALRDAHVVTSLAVPSLATADLTVKARVRNDSNTPVAARVSGSIGTKSFATSVSLAAHRTKTVTFTVHLDSPKVWWPAGMGGQPLYDLDLTASVAGTPSDIAHETFGIRDVRAPLNSDGDRQYRINGRKVLIKGGGWSPDEFLRWDRTYVEDRLKYALDLGLNTIRLEGHIEPDEFFDLADRYGILTLPGWECCDKWEGQVNGDETGDKWTAADYPVAKASMAAEAARLRDHPSVISFLIGSDFAPDARIEKTYLDALKAADWKTPVVAAASDNSSPISGSSGMKMTGPYDWIPPNYWYAKREGGATGFNSETSAGPDIPTLDTLRRMMTPAELATLWKDPSAKQYHRSPSPVFNTLKLYDNALTGRYGPPTSLTDYVRKAQLAQYENVRAQFEAYERNATDASKPATGVVYWMFNSGWTSLHWQLMDRYLDQGGAYFGAKKANEPLHIQYSYDNRSVVVVNNRNSSAHQLTARATLFNTDGTQKYDKKVTGVRVSGGGAHSTALTLPASVPGLSTTYLVRLTLTDASGKEVSRNVYWLSAEPDTLDWAHTDWYYTPTTSYADLKGLNAMAQVPVSATASTSAGADGTSTTTVTVRNSGKGRTPSLLTDVHLVDAAGRPVLPVRWSDNELSLWPGESKTLTVTYRTADLHGSAPRVRVSGWNTPERTVPAA